The genomic stretch CGCATAAATCTTTCCGTGAAGGCTTTCTGTAAAAGAAAGTTATGGCACCTTCATGGTCCTCGGGTATGGAAAATCCTTATTTGGAGAATTATTACGAACTCACTTTCGGTAGGTGTGGAATTCGTGAAGCGAAATATCAATCTGAACCATTCGTACCCTTTATGTTGTGAGTCCGGCTCCATTAAGACTTTAGAACATCTATTCCGTGATTGTACTTTAGTGAAGCGTTCGTGGGCTTGCTCTCCTCTTGGCATATCCACGGACTTCACTGAGTTTCTTTGTCTTAGGGACTGGGTTATTAATTGGATCTTATTCTTTGATTCAAAGAAAAATCCTTCTAATTCTGTTATCCTTTTCCTCTCTATTGTTTGGAGTATATGGCGTCTTCGGAATGAGGTGATTTTTTCAGGTAAGACATTCTCGGTCGACTACTTCTATAATCTTCAAGCAAGTGTGGCAAGAGTGGCTTTGGAGGCCGAGGACCACGCAATTTCTAAAGCAACTGGTGGCATTGGGGGCAAGCATTATGACCCTTTGGACACTATTAGAAGTGATATTAGCAATCATTTTCCGTTCTTTATGGTGGGGGAAAAAGGTACAGGTAAACCCTTTCGTGCTAAAATTGACGCTAGTTGGGTGGATTCTTTACAAGCCTCTTTAGGGTGGGTGGTGTTTTCGCCGGTGGGGGACTGCTATTGTACCTTTGCTCGAAGC from Silene latifolia isolate original U9 population chromosome 2, ASM4854445v1, whole genome shotgun sequence encodes the following:
- the LOC141641483 gene encoding uncharacterized protein LOC141641483; its protein translation is MSSGNYSVKSGYAICLSSHLSKYSTLRNLNRINLSVKAFCKRKLWHLHGPRVWKILIWRIITNSLSVGVEFVKRNINLNHSYPLCCESGSIKTLEHLFRDCTLVKRSWACSPLGISTDFTEFLCLRDWVINWILFFDSKKNPSNSVILFLSIVWSIWRLRNEVIFSGKTFSVDYFYNLQASVARVALEAEDHAISKATGGIGGKHYDPLDTIRSDISNHFPFFMVGEKGTGKPFRAKIDASWVDSLQASLGWVVFSPVGDCYCTFARSFIVESAIQVEAMGGYGILSGGLWGVISCIWIFPPTAFSFCYNLLRWRRLII